ATGCCAGCCGTGCGTACTGAAAGTGCGATGATAAAAAACAAAGCCGGCAGCAAAACTGCTAACGGTGTATAAATATCCAGCGGGAGTTGTTCCAGGTGCCTTACCTGCGGCCTGAAGAACAGCCAGGTTAGCACAATGGCAATAGAGTAATTCCAGGTGATGGCCTGAAATACATCTATGCTATACCGTTTGGCCAGCTTAAGCAGTACCGAAACCGCTACGCTGAAACAGGCGCTAAGAAGTATATAGATCATTAATTTTCTTTATGGTAGATGTTTAACGTATCTGAACCAATGGTTGATTGAGATACCATAACTCCTTTTATAAAAGGCGATTGTATGCCCATATTTAAAACTTTATCACCGGTAAAAACACGCGCTTCGTCCCACAAACCGGCATCGATAAAAGTTTTCAAGGTTGCAGCGCCGCCTTCTATAATTACCGACTGCACATCCTGCAAATACAGTTGGTACAGGATATACTGCGGCACAAAATAGTTAAAATCCTCCAGCGCTATGTATTTGTTTTTGCCGACAAAGTCAAACTTCACTTCGTTAAAAATGAACGTTTCTACCGAATTATCAAACACATTCATGGTTTCAGGAAGCTCGAGCCGACGGTCAATAACCACGCGTTTAGGTGAACGGCCGGGCCAATTACGGGTAGATAGCTGGGGGTTGTCTGCAAACACAGTGTTTTTGCCTACCAATATGGCATCTTCCTCACTACGCCATTTGTGCACCAAATGTTTGGCTTCAGGCCCGGTTATCCAGAATTGCGAGCCATCTTCCGGAGCAAAAAAACCATCCTTGGTTTGGGCCCATTTTAAGATGATATAAGGCCGATGTTGCTGCACCCGGGTAAAGAAACGACGATTAAGGTGCAAACATTCCTGCTCTAATACACCCAAAGTCACCTCTACTCCTGCCGCTTGCAATTTTTCTATCCCCTTGCCATCCACCGCCGGGAAAGGATCGCGGCAGCCTACTACTACCCTCGGGATACGATGCTTAATGATCAGATCTGCACAGGGCGGCGTTTTACCGTAATGTGCGCAAGGCTCTAACGATACATAAATGGTTGCGTCTGCCAAAAGCTCGGCAGCGTTGGAGTGTTTATGCAACGCATCGTTTACCGCGTTCACCTCCGCGTGTGCCTGACCGTACTGGCGATGATAGCCCTCACCAATAATGCTATCATTATGAACAATAACGGCGCCTACCATAGGGTTCGGACTCACGTGCCCGATTCCCAGACTGGCCAGTTCAAGGCAACGCTGCATATATTTTTGGTGCAATGGCATGCTGCAAAAGTAGCTTTTCTGTTTCTTTGTTGCATGAAAACAGTTAAGGATGTATTTGCTGAGTTTAAAGCGCGTTTATCAGAACTTTACGCCACAGATGAGACAGACGCTATAACCTCATTAGTTTTGAGCGAGTTAATTCAAACTAATAAAGCCAAACTAAAAGCATTCCCAGAGCTGGAGATACCAGAAAGCATCGGCCTGCAACTAACCGATATCTTATCTCGCTTAGAAACGGGCGAACCTGCTCAATACATCCTCGGCGAAACTGAATTTTATGGTTTGCCATTTAAGGTTAGTCCGGCGGTGTTGATTCCCCGACCTGAAACTGAAGAGCTGGTTCAATGGATCTTAGATACAACTAAACAAACACCGGTTAAAACCATCCTTGATATTGGCGCCGGCAGTGGCTGCATTGCTATCGCCCTCAAAAAGCATTTACCAAACGTTCAGGTTTATGCGATGGATGTATCAGCGGCAGCGCTGAATATCGCTAAGCAAAATGCGGTGCTGAATGAAGCGGAAGTTCATTTCATATTTGATGACATCCTTAATCCAGCAGAGCAGCTGCCTCAGTTTGATATCATCGTCAGCAACCCGCCATATGTTACTTTGGAAGACAAGGAACAAATGCACCGCAACGTAACCGACTTTGAGCCGCATACCGCTTTATTTGTTCCGCAGGATGATCCATTGATCTTTTATCGTGCTATCACCCAGTTTGCCGCGAAAAAACTAAATTCTAACGGATATCTTTTCTTTGAAATCAATGAAAACTATGGCGAACAAACCATTGATCTCATTAATAATAATCAATTTATAAATAGCGAGTTAAGAAAAGATTTAACCGACCGTGATCGCATGACCAAAGCTCAACTACGGGGGTGAAACTCTATGATGGTGCTGCGCAGGTATTCGCGGTCTAAGTGGGTATAGATTTCCGTAGTGGTAATACTTTCGTGCCCCAGCATCTCCTGTACGGCTCGCAGATCGGCACCGCCTTCAATCAAATGAGAAGCAAAGGAATGCCTGAAAGTGTGCGGACTAATATTCTTCTTCAGCCCAATCAACGCTGCCAGCTGCTTGATGATAATAAACATCATCTCACGGGTTAAATGTGCGCCGCGGCGGTTTAGGAAAACATAGTCCTCCTCGCCTTTTTTAACCTCTACGTGCACGCGCACCTGATTCAGCCAGATATCTAATGCTTTTTTGGCTTCATTACCAATGGGCACCAAGCGTTCTTTATTGCCTTTTCCGGTTACCTTTATAAAGTCGATATCCAGATAAAGGTTAGATATTTTAAGTCCGATAAGTTCAGACACCCGCAGTCCGCAGCTATAAATCACCTCCAGCATGGCTTTATTACGCGGGCCCTCTGGTTTGGAAAGATCAATGGCGGCAATGAGGTTGTTGATATCCTCAATGGTGAGCACGTCCGGCAGTTTCCGGCGTGTTTTGGGCGCTTCCAGCAACTCAGCCGGATCGGTTTGGATGATATCTTCCAGTAAAAGGTATTTGAAGAATGCCTTGATCCCCGAGATGATGCGCGCTTGCGAGGTGGGCACTACATCGCCTATCTCCACAATAAAATCGCGCAGATCCGTTAAAGTAATTGTGTCTGGCTTAAGCGGGGCAAACTTTGCTTCTGCAAATTGTGTTAGTTTATCGACATCCCTGCCGTAGGCTTGAATAGAATTATCGGAGAGCGACTTTTCCAGTCGCAAATAAGATTGAAATCCTTTTTTAGCCGAACGCCAGTCCAATTGATATTTTTACTAAGTTTGACGTGATGAAGATACAAATTATTAACGGCCCCAACCTTAACCTGCTTGGAGTTCGGGAAAAATCGATATACGGCGACAGCGACTTCAATACCTACCTGGATAGCCTGAAACATCGTTATCCGAGTTATGAGATCAGCTATTTTCAGAGCAATAAAGAAGGCGAACTAATTGACAAACTGCACGAAGTGGGTTTTGATTATGATGCCATCATTTTGAACGCAGGTGCTTACACCCACACTTCGGTTGCCATTGCCGATGCTATTTCGGCCATCAATACACCGGTGGTTGAGGTGCATATTTCTAACGTGCATAAACGCGAAGCTTTTAGGCACCACTCCTACCTTTCGGCAGTTTGTAAAGGTATCATTGTAGGTTTCGGATTAGATGGGTATCGCCTGGCTATAGAAAGTTTCACTGCACCGGTTCAGCAATAAAATCATTTTCAGCAGATGATGCGTGAGGCAAAAAGTTGTTTAAAGTATTTAGCGGCGTTTGCCCTGCTATTGGTGTGTGCACTGCCCAACGCAAACGCCCAGCACTCGCACCGTAAATCAAACAAACGCGATTCGTTGCGGCGCTCTATCTTACGTCGCGACTCGATGATGCGCACTTTTAAGCGCTCTGATACCTCTATTAACGATTATCTGCAAAAGGTTGAATATTACAACGCGTCATTCAACCAGATAAAAAACAACCTGGGGCGTGATATCGATACAGTAGAGATCAGCACGCAATTGCCTAAGATTGAAAAGCGCGTACAGCTGGTAAAAAAATTGATCAACGACGATCAATCCAGTACCCTACGCTACCTCTACACCATCCGCGACCTACTTGACCGCAGCGAAGAACAGCTTGACGGCTGGCAAGACCAGCTGAGTGACCTGAATGAAAAGCTGGTTCAATCACAAAGCGATCTATCGCAGATGCACAAAGACTCTATGCTGCGCGTATTACCATCTGATACCTCGATGGTAAAAACCTTTATGCAGCAAAAAATTACTATCTACCGCAAATGGCACAAGCTTGACTCGTTAGATAAGTTATTACTCACCAAAGTTGGCCTACTGCAAAACAGGGTTACCTCAGCTTACATCTCCGTATTAGATCAAACCGACCAGATAGATCAAAAGATCCGTGTTTTTGGCGACCGCGCGCTCTCCTGCGAGGCGGGTTACATCTGGCAAGCCCCAACCAATAAAACGGCCACATTTAAAGACGCCTTCAACCGGTCACTCACCATGAACGGCAAGCTGTTCAGCATTATGATTACGCGTGACGTGGTATTGCATGTTTGCGCCGGCCTGCTTTTTGTCTTATTTCTGGCTTGGGTGGGGTACAATCGCCGAAAGATATTGTTATACAAAGAGCGCCCGCATGAGATTTTAAGCCAGACCACTTACCTGGCCAAGTACCCGTTTGTTTCGGCCTTTTTATTGGTAACCGCTGTTGCACCAAACTTTTACAATTACCCACCAGTGGTGTTTATTGAGGTGTTTGCCCTGTTGATGTTTATTACCGTGCTTTACCTGGTTAAAAAGACGCAAGAGCGACCGGTATTCATCTTCCTGCTGCAACTATTTGTTCTCACTTTGTTTTATAGCGCCAGTAACCTGTTTGTAAAAGCATCAGAGGCAGATCGGGTGGTAATATTAATATTGGCCGGCCTGACTGCTGCAATGGCCATTCAATTACAAAAAAAATTGCAGGGCAGCGATGATTTCCTGCCGCACAGCCGGTTCATTATCCGTGTGTTTATCATCCTGCAAGCCATCTCTTTCGTGCTTAACGTATTCGGCCGGTTCAGCCTGGCTAAGATCATCGGCTTTACGGCGGTATATAACCTATGGCTGGGCTTAGGACTGTACATGGTAGTACAAATCCTGATGGAAAGCCTTTTCCTGCAATTAGAGGCCAATAAGTCAGACCAGGGCATTAACTCTTATATTGACTTTAGTGTATTACAGAAAAAACTGCGCCGCATCCTTAGTTTCGGTGCCACTATAGTATGGCTTATCATGCTTGCACAAAACCTGAGTATTGAGGATGGCGTGTTTGATTGGATAAGTGAGGTGTTAACCACTTCGCACACCGTTGGCGGTACAGGCACCTTTACCTTTGGCAGCGTGATCATTTTTGTAGCGGTGATCTGGCTATCGTCAATTGTGGCACGCCTCATTAGCTATATCTATGATTTTGCCGATCAGCATCGCTCGGCGCCTTTATTTAAGAAGAAAACACGCACCTCAATCCTGGTGGTAAAAATTGCCGTTTTTGCTATTGGCTTTTTGCTGGCTGTAGCAGCCTCTGGTGTTCCTTTAGATAAAGTGACCATCATCATTAGTGCGTTTGGCGTGGGCATAGGTTTCGGTTTGCAGAACATCGTAAACAACCTGGTTTCAGGCTTGATCCTGGCATTTGAACGACCGGTACAAATTGGTGATGTAATTGAGGTTGACAATAAATCGGGCACCATCAAAGAGATTGGTATCCGTTCCAGCCGCATAGTAATAGGCAATGGCGCAGAATTGATTGTTCCTAACGGCGATCTGATCTCTAACCACGTGATCAACTGGACGTTGAGTGATAGCAACCGCCAGGTGACGCTTAAAATCAGTGTAGCCTATGGTTCTGATATTAAACAGGTAGAACAATTGCTAAGAGATGTACTAAAAGACCGGGAAGATATTATGAGCACCCCGCCGCCATCTGTACTGCTGCAAAACCTGAGCGAAAGCTCTATTGAGTTTAAAGTATCGTTCTGGGCCGATGAAATTGGTAATTGGGAAAGACTGAAAAGCCAGGTACTGGCTGATATTTATGCTACGCTACGTAAAGAAGGCATAGGATTGCCTTATACGCCGAAAGAAGTAGCTATCCATCTGCCCAACGAAAAGAAGGACGACGAAAAGACTAACGATAAGAAATAACTATCGGTAAAAATCGTCCTGTTGCAGATCGGTAAAAGCTTTTTTCTTCTTCACAAAAAACTCCCACACAATATTGTGCTTGTACATACCAAACAACGTAGAGTGATGCGGAATAACGCCGTGCTTGTTTTTTAATGATTGCTCGCGCTTAAACATATTGCGCACAAAATTCTGGTGTGCACGGCTCACAGCCCAGGCATCTTTACGCTTGCCCTCGCCCATGAAACGCATAATGGCCAGCAGATCCAGCCAGAAACGCACGCTGATAGTTACCACAGAGCGTCCCCATGGCAAGTTCTTTTTGAGCAGCAACAGGTTGTTCCTGAAGTTGAGATAGGTTTTAAACGGATTCTCTTTATCCAGCGTTCCGCCGCCAACGTGGTAAACCTCAGACTCAGCGCAGTACATGATACGGTAGTTCATGTTTTTTAAGCGCCAGCACAGGTCAATCTCCTCCATGTGGGCAAAAAAGCGCTCGTCAAAACCGCCCGCAGCATCCCAGCATTCTTTTTTAATGAACAGCGCAGCACCGGTAGCCCAAAATACCTCGCCCGATTGATTGTATTGCCCCTTGTCCTCCTCCACCTCATAGAAAATCCGTCCGCGGCAAAAAGGATAGCCATAACTGTCAATAAAGCCACCAGCAGCACCGGCGTGTTCAAAATGTGTTTTTTGATGATACGCTTTGATCTTAGGTGCAGCTGCTGCAATGGTATCATCGGCCTCCATCATTTCTATAACGGGCTCAATCCAATTGGGCGTTACCTCAATATCTGAGTTTAAGAGGATCAGATAATCAGCTTCGACATGTTGCAGCACACGATTATAACCACCGGTAAAACCATAGTTGGCATCGTTCTGAACGATCTTAATTTGCGGATACTGGCTTTTAAGAAAAACTACCGAATCATCGGTAGAAGCGTTATCTCCTACTACTATCTCCAGGTTGGACCAGGTGGTAGTCATAACAGATGGCAGGAACTGCTGCAGATATTTCAGGCCGTTCCAATTCAAAATAACAATGGCAACTTTAGGAGTGTTGTTCATCTTAAATTGCCTTCGGCTTAAATTTCCATCTGCGGTGAGACCATAACCAATATTGTGGCGCAAGTTTAATCATATTTTCCAGATACGCCACATGTTTGTTAGTAATAGCATGCGGTTCTGCGTTTTTCGGCTCATCTTCCAGCAAGGCAAAACTGAAGGTATAATATCCCCGCTTAACGCAGCGTACATCGCAAAATACCACAACGGCGTTGGTGCTTTTAGCCAGCTTTTCCACCCCCATAAAAACGGCAGTAGGCTGGTTCAAAAATTCTGTAAAATATTGTACAGACTCCTGTATCGGCGTCTGGTCTGATACCAGCATGGTAAAGGTCTGTTTGCCGCGCAATTCAATCAGTTTGCGCAAAATATCTTTCATAGCTACCAGGGTGGCTCCAAAACGCTGGCGCATGTGTTTAAAGAGTTTTTCGTACGTTTCATTTCTGAGCGGCTTATACACGATAACCCGCTCAACATCAGTATAAAAACTAAAACGCAAGGCCGCCAGTTCCCAATTGCCATAGTGGCCAACGGCACCAATTATTGGCCGGCCTGTGGCAATAATTTTATTTATCTCAATATCAGTTTGGGCAGATTGAAGTGCCATTCTTTTAAGTACCTGCTTTTTGCTAATGGTAAGCATTTTAATAGTTTCCAGCATCAGATCACACAGATAGCTATAAAACTTACGCTCAATGGCGCGGCGCTCGGCATCAGTTTTTTCGGGGAATGAGTTACGCAGATTTTCGCGCACTACTTTTTTGCGATAACCGGTGAGGTAGTAGATCACAAAGTACAAAACATCTGACAACAGATATAAAAACCAGAAGGGCAGCAACGATAGCAAGTACAAAAAGAACACGCCTATTCTTGAAAGCCCTTTTATTATCATTAATTTCGCAGAATTTTTAGCTGCAAAAGTAATAATATAATGACAGAAAACGGCGCCGTATTCCCCATGTTTTATCTTCCTCCCGTTCAATATTTTAGCCTGCTATATCAGCATCGCAACAATATATTGATAGAGAAAGACGAACACCTCATTAAGCAAACCTATCGCAACCGCGCACATATCTACTCGCCCGACGGCCTGCTTTCGCTGGTTGTACCGGTTATCAAGGGCTCCAAAGTACATACACAAATGAAAGACGTGCGCATCAGTTATGATTTTAACTGGCAGCGCTTGCATTGGATGAGCCTGCAGGGATGTTACCGCCGCTCGGCTTATTTTGAATATTATGAGGCTGATTTCGTGCGCTTTTATGAAGAAAAATTTGAATTCCTGTTTGATTATAATGAGCAATTACTCAACATGATCATCGGCATGACGAAGATGAAAACCAACATCAGCCTGACAGAAACTTACGAGCGCGACTACCCTGACATGGCCGATTACCGCATGACTTTTAGTGCTAAAAAGGAAATAGCTTATGAACAAAAACCCTATTTTCAGGTTTTTGAAGAAAGAAAAGGGTTTATGAAAAACCTGAGCATTGTGGACCTGCTGTTTAACCAGGGGCCGCAAACGTTAAACTACCTGTAATGACTATTCCCTCAATACCCCGTTTAAGATTTAAAGTAAACAAACGCCTGGGCGAAGTGGGCGATGCACCCGGCATGATTCGTATTGCCGATGATGCGTTGAAACCCAAGATTTCCGTTTTTTCTTACAACGAGCACGAAGTACAATGTGCCGAAGGGCATGACCTGGCCGTTATATTAAAGCAGTTTGAGGAATGCAAATGCCACTGCCATTGGATCAAAATAAACGGACTGGGCGATCTGCAGCTAATTGAAGAGATTGGCACCCACCTTAACGTTGACACGCTGGTACTGGAGGATATTAGCAGCAACCACCAACGGCCAAAATTTGAGGAATATGATGAATACGTGTTTGCGGTGAGCCGCATCATCTTCATCAACAAAGAAAATGAGATTGTAAACAGTCAGTTTTCTGCCATCGTTAAAAAAGATCTCATCATTACTTTTGAAGATGATTATTCAGACCGCTTTGACGTAATCAAAACCAGGCTCAATGCCGGCAAGGGCGCCATTAGAACGGCCGGCCCTGCTTATATGCTTTATGCCTTAACTGATACCATTATTGACCAATATTTTGTTAAACTGGCCCACATTGGCGACAGTTTGGACGAGCTGGAAGATAAACTGTATGACAAGGCCGATAAAACCATTATGTATAACGCGCAGCACCTTAAGCGCTCATTAATTATGATGCGTCGCGTGGCCTGGCCAGAGCGCGATAAGGTGAACGACATGATCCGTTCAGACAGTCCACTCATTACTCCCGAGGTTAAAAATTACCTACGCGATGCTTACGATCATTGTATCCAGATTATGGATTTGATTGAGAGCTATAAAGAGATAACTTCCAGCGTGATAGACCTTTATTTGAGCATGGTAAGCAACCGCATGAACGAGATTATGAAGGTGCTCACCATCATTTCGGTAATTTTCATCCCCCTTACGTTTATCGCGGGTATTTACGGCATGAACTTCTCTCACCAAGATGAACATGGTCGCACCATCCCAGATAACATGCCCGAGCTTTACTGGCCGCATGGCTATGTTTACGCATTAGTACTAATGTTTGCTATTGCGTTGGTGCAAGTATATGTATTCTGGAAAAAGGGCTGGTTTAATCGCTTATAAGCGCTATTGCTTTAGTATTTTATGAGCTACAGCCAATGTGCCGTCAATCTTCTCTGTAACTTTTAAACCGAGCAATTTTGCTACAACCGGGTAAACATTCACATTTTCAAATGGCGGTATTACCAATCGTTTTTTAAACTGTGGGCCCCAGGCGTAGAAAATAGCGTTCATATCTTTAACCAGACCCGGGTCATAGCCGTGTGCACCGGGGTCAATATATTTATACTGCGGCATTTTAAACGCGTAGGGATAATTGGGTGTTATAACAATATCGCCAATGCGGTGATAACGATCGTCTTTAGCCGTATAATGTTTACTGGCAGGTAAATTACTTTTTAAATATACCTTATAATTATGCGCTTCCTTGTGTAAAGTGCGGTAGGTGCTGTTTATATACCGATCTTGTCCTTTCTTGGCATAAACTTCCAATATTGTTCCCTCGCCAGAAACAATAAATTTACTGGTGTCTATCGATGCCGGAATACTCAGCGGCGAATCATTTTTAATCTTGGCCATCCCGTGGTCTGACACCAGAATAAAATTGACATTCTTTACTCTGGATGCCTTAACCAGCTGGGTCATGGCATATACGGCCGAGTCTATCAGGCGAACAGCGGCTATGGTTTCAGAAGCGTCCGGACCATATTTGTGCCCCTTCTGATCAACCTGCGGAAAATAGAACGTTATTAAATGCGGACGCCTTTCTGGTGGTAAGTCCAACCAATTTTTCACCACTTGTAAACGGCTGGGCATGTTAATGGCCTCGTTGTAATGATAGAAATATGTGGGGCCGAAACCTTTTTCTCTGGCCTCGCCACCAACCCAATAAAAACAGGCAGATAGCATGTGCTGCTGCTCAGCCAGTGTCCACAACGGGGTGCCACCATACCATTGGGTTTCGCCGGCGGATTTGCCTTTATGCCAGTAATAGGATTCGGTACCGGGATCATAAAAATCATTGGCTATTATACCGTGATGCGCGGGATAAAGCCCTGTGACCAAAGTATAATGATTAGGAAAAGTTACCGACGGAAACGCAGGGATTAAATATTTTGCAGAAATACCGCCCTTACTTAATTCAAGCAGATGCTTGGCCTGGTATCGTTCAGCATAATCATACCTAAAGCCATCTGCCGAGATCAAGATGACATAGGGCTTTTGCTGCTGCCTACGCGAATTAACCCGGCCAGGAACAATTTGCTGAGCAGTATCCAACTGTGCAATAGCTGAATTTGCCAAAACGCAAACTAAAAGTGCAAACAAATAATTTTTCATAGCGTTAGCGTATAAACAAATTTATCTTAACCCTATGAGCATTTATAATTTTACAGATTATTTAATACTGCCGATACTATAATATATTGTTGACCAAAAAACTCTTCATCAGTGTTATACTGGGATGGGGCCCGTTTATTTTTTGTGCAACTTGTGTTTGGTTTTTAGGATCAAGATAACCCCGCACTTGTATTAAGTCGGTGGATTTAACCGCGCTAAAACCCATGGACCAATCTGCAAACGAGCGGTAACTGATAGGCCCTGTTATCATCAATTGTACATCGCGGTGTCTGCTATCTCGTTTGATCGAGGCAAACGTACGGTCTATATCAGCAATATCACCCTCCAAAACTTGTATAAAGGTGCGATGACAGTACAACAGCATACCTGTAATATTGCGCTGGCTGTTCAAATCACGGCTTTCAATAAGCAGGCTCGACAGATCATCGTCTGTCATCAGTTTAACAGCGGTGCTGATGTAAATAAGGTAGTCCATAAAGCTAAACAAGTACCGGTAAATTAAAATAACCTGTTTAAATTATAAAGTTTTAAAATGAGTTGATTATAAGAATAGGTTTTGGCTACGAAAAATGCTCCTTCAGAAAATCGTCAATAATTTTGATTTCAGGATAAATACCCCTGGTGAGGTTTGTAGTCTTTCGCGCATCAATCGGATTGAGGTAAGCTTTAACATCGGTCATGTCTTGTTTACCAACAGGCACAAAACCCATGCGCCAACCCTTGAACATACGTCCATCCGTTTCGCCGGTTGTTAAAATTTGGATGTTTTTAAAACGCTCGTCCTTCGTTATCTCCGCGTAAGCTTGGGTTAAATCGGGCAATTCTCCTTCTATAACTTGAAGAAAAACATTCTGGCTGTAAAGTAGCAAACCAGTTATGTTTAGCTTCAAATTGCTAACGCGATACTCTTCGAGCATCGCCATGAGGCCATCGTCAGTTACAGCTGTCGCAGCCTCGCTGACATAAATAAGAAAATCCATCAATTAGGGGCGTAAATAAATTAACTACGAAGAATTAAACATAACGGATTTGAAAAAGTTTCAATTTCAAATCTCCTTGTCTAATACTAACAGTTGGATTACCTCTTTAGGTATGCCAAATTTCTCGTCGTTATGAAAGGGTATCACCTCTCCCGTGGGTTTATATCCACGACGTATATACCAGTCTAACAGCTCTTTACGAGATGATATCACCGTCATAGTAATAGCTGTACACTCTAGCTGGAAAGCCAGTAGTTCAGCCTCATGTAACAATTGCCTGCCTATGCCATTAGCCTGCTCATTGGGGTTTACGGAGAGCATGCCCAGATATAATTTTTGATTGCGCACTTGTAAGTAAACACAGCCGGTAATATGATGATCTGTATTAACGTATTTGAGTATCATGATGGCCGGATTGAGCAGATAACCGGTCATGGTTTCTACATCAACACGTTGCCCGCCAAGCAGATGGGCTTCTGTTGTCCAGCCCTTTTTGGAGCTTTCGCCGCGGTACGCATTGTTTACAAGTTCAGTTAATTCTACAGCATCATCAATTGCTGCACGGGATACAGGTTTCATAAGCTTCAGAATACAAACGTAATAGTTTTTAGCTGGTAATCAACGTTTAAAAGCGCTGCACAACGTCTTGTTCTAAATTTTAGTAATATTGCCCACTCAAACATTCAATCAGAAAGGCAGTAAAAAAGCATATCGTATGAACCAGAAAAACCGACAATTTTACCTGCTGCTGTTCATCCTGGCTCTTGTTGTTAATTTTTGTACGATCAACTTTCTGTTTTTTACAGATGACCCGGGCTTATATGCCTCCATTGCCAAGCAACTCATCTACAAGCACGACTTTTTCCAGCTTTACAGCTATGGGGCCGATTGGCTGGATAAGCCTCACCTGCCCTTCTGGTTGGTGATGATTAGTTTCCGTACGTTTGGCATCTACACCTGGACGTATAAACTGCCCGCCATCATTTGCTTTTTATTAAGCCTGTTATATACCTGGTTGTTTGCCCGTAAATACTACGGGGCAGAAGTAGCTGCTATGGCCGTGCTGATAGTGAGCACATCACTACACGTTATGATGTCAAATACCGACATCAGGGCCGAGCCTTACCTTATGGCTTTTATTACTGGCGCCATTTATCACATTTCTAACCTGGAAAGGCGTTCATCGGGCACACAACTCGTTCTTGCCGCATTGCTTACCGCTTTGGCGGTAATGACCAAGGGCGTATTTGTAATGATAGCCATTTACGGCGCACTGGGGGGCCATCTGCTACTGGCCGGGAAATTAAAAGAAGTATTCAGATTTAAATGGGTGCTACTGGTAATACTTACCGTCATTTTTTCCGCTCCCGAGCTTTACAGTCTTTATATTCAGTTTGATCTGCATCCCGAGAAGGTGGTTTTCGGGCATCAGCATGTATCGGGTATTAAATGGTTTCTGTGGGACAGCCAGTTCGGACGGTTTACCAATAGCGGACCGATCAGTCGTAAAACAGGCAGCATTTTTTATTTTCTGCATACGCTACTTTGGGCGTTTGGGCCGTGGTGCCTGCTGTTCTATTTTTCTGTTTACAAGATTGTTAGCGACATTATTAAAAGAAAACATCA
This region of Mucilaginibacter yixingensis genomic DNA includes:
- the prmC gene encoding peptide chain release factor N(5)-glutamine methyltransferase, with protein sequence MKTVKDVFAEFKARLSELYATDETDAITSLVLSELIQTNKAKLKAFPELEIPESIGLQLTDILSRLETGEPAQYILGETEFYGLPFKVSPAVLIPRPETEELVQWILDTTKQTPVKTILDIGAGSGCIAIALKKHLPNVQVYAMDVSAAALNIAKQNAVLNEAEVHFIFDDILNPAEQLPQFDIIVSNPPYVTLEDKEQMHRNVTDFEPHTALFVPQDDPLIFYRAITQFAAKKLNSNGYLFFEINENYGEQTIDLINNNQFINSELRKDLTDRDRMTKAQLRG
- the xerD gene encoding site-specific tyrosine recombinase XerD: MDWRSAKKGFQSYLRLEKSLSDNSIQAYGRDVDKLTQFAEAKFAPLKPDTITLTDLRDFIVEIGDVVPTSQARIISGIKAFFKYLLLEDIIQTDPAELLEAPKTRRKLPDVLTIEDINNLIAAIDLSKPEGPRNKAMLEVIYSCGLRVSELIGLKISNLYLDIDFIKVTGKGNKERLVPIGNEAKKALDIWLNQVRVHVEVKKGEEDYVFLNRRGAHLTREMMFIIIKQLAALIGLKKNISPHTFRHSFASHLIEGGADLRAVQEMLGHESITTTEIYTHLDREYLRSTIIEFHPRS
- a CDS encoding mechanosensitive ion channel family protein, which codes for MMREAKSCLKYLAAFALLLVCALPNANAQHSHRKSNKRDSLRRSILRRDSMMRTFKRSDTSINDYLQKVEYYNASFNQIKNNLGRDIDTVEISTQLPKIEKRVQLVKKLINDDQSSTLRYLYTIRDLLDRSEEQLDGWQDQLSDLNEKLVQSQSDLSQMHKDSMLRVLPSDTSMVKTFMQQKITIYRKWHKLDSLDKLLLTKVGLLQNRVTSAYISVLDQTDQIDQKIRVFGDRALSCEAGYIWQAPTNKTATFKDAFNRSLTMNGKLFSIMITRDVVLHVCAGLLFVLFLAWVGYNRRKILLYKERPHEILSQTTYLAKYPFVSAFLLVTAVAPNFYNYPPVVFIEVFALLMFITVLYLVKKTQERPVFIFLLQLFVLTLFYSASNLFVKASEADRVVILILAGLTAAMAIQLQKKLQGSDDFLPHSRFIIRVFIILQAISFVLNVFGRFSLAKIIGFTAVYNLWLGLGLYMVVQILMESLFLQLEANKSDQGINSYIDFSVLQKKLRRILSFGATIVWLIMLAQNLSIEDGVFDWISEVLTTSHTVGGTGTFTFGSVIIFVAVIWLSSIVARLISYIYDFADQHRSAPLFKKKTRTSILVVKIAVFAIGFLLAVAASGVPLDKVTIIISAFGVGIGFGLQNIVNNLVSGLILAFERPVQIGDVIEVDNKSGTIKEIGIRSSRIVIGNGAELIVPNGDLISNHVINWTLSDSNRQVTLKISVAYGSDIKQVEQLLRDVLKDREDIMSTPPPSVLLQNLSESSIEFKVSFWADEIGNWERLKSQVLADIYATLRKEGIGLPYTPKEVAIHLPNEKKDDEKTNDKK
- the aroQ gene encoding type II 3-dehydroquinate dehydratase, translating into MKIQIINGPNLNLLGVREKSIYGDSDFNTYLDSLKHRYPSYEISYFQSNKEGELIDKLHEVGFDYDAIILNAGAYTHTSVAIADAISAINTPVVEVHISNVHKREAFRHHSYLSAVCKGIIVGFGLDGYRLAIESFTAPVQQ
- the ribD gene encoding bifunctional diaminohydroxyphosphoribosylaminopyrimidine deaminase/5-amino-6-(5-phosphoribosylamino)uracil reductase RibD, producing MPLHQKYMQRCLELASLGIGHVSPNPMVGAVIVHNDSIIGEGYHRQYGQAHAEVNAVNDALHKHSNAAELLADATIYVSLEPCAHYGKTPPCADLIIKHRIPRVVVGCRDPFPAVDGKGIEKLQAAGVEVTLGVLEQECLHLNRRFFTRVQQHRPYIILKWAQTKDGFFAPEDGSQFWITGPEAKHLVHKWRSEEDAILVGKNTVFADNPQLSTRNWPGRSPKRVVIDRRLELPETMNVFDNSVETFIFNEVKFDFVGKNKYIALEDFNYFVPQYILYQLYLQDVQSVIIEGGAATLKTFIDAGLWDEARVFTGDKVLNMGIQSPFIKGVMVSQSTIGSDTLNIYHKEN